From the genome of Kaistella daneshvariae, one region includes:
- the gldD gene encoding gliding motility lipoprotein GldD: MFKKLIFTFLGLVLLSCAEDTQPKPSGELRLEYPEAKYQAFSSPCNFSFEYSRFAKVRDAKQPCWYYIEYPKMKAKVFVTYFPIKNDFDRHVKESEKMVYEHTIKASSIDTKSFSYPERKVYGNFYELKGPSASNLQFFVTDSTRHYVTANLYFNSRPKPDSLAPAVDYIKKDLLHLIDTFEWK, from the coding sequence ATGTTTAAAAAACTCATTTTCACTTTTTTAGGTCTGGTTTTATTATCCTGTGCGGAAGATACCCAACCAAAACCTTCGGGTGAACTTCGACTCGAATATCCGGAAGCCAAATACCAGGCTTTCAGCTCGCCTTGCAACTTTTCCTTTGAATATTCTAGGTTTGCTAAGGTGCGCGATGCCAAGCAGCCGTGCTGGTATTATATAGAATATCCCAAAATGAAAGCGAAGGTTTTCGTGACCTATTTTCCCATCAAAAATGATTTCGACCGCCACGTGAAGGAATCCGAGAAAATGGTGTACGAACATACCATTAAAGCCAGCTCCATCGATACCAAATCTTTCAGCTATCCGGAACGCAAGGTTTACGGCAATTTTTATGAGCTGAAAGGTCCTTCAGCCAGCAATCTGCAGTTTTTCGTGACTGATTCCACGCGGCATTATGTTACCGCAAATCTCTACTTCAATTCGCGGCCAAAACCCGATTCTCTGGCGCCTGCGGTAGATTATATTAAAAAAGACTTACTTCACTTGATCGATACGTTCGAGTGGAAATAA
- a CDS encoding PfkB family carbohydrate kinase: MKLLVVGSVAFDAIETPFGKTDKILGGAATYISLTSSILNVESGIVSVVGGDFPQKDLDMLSNRGINIEGLEIVKDGKTFFWSGKYHNDLNSRDTLVTEVNVLENFEPKIPESMQDAEILLLGNLHPGVQLSVLEKMTSRPKLVILDTMNFWMDTAWDLLVKIIGKTDVITINDEEARQLTGEYSLVKAAKKIHKMGPQFVIIKKGEHGALLFGDDRIFAIPALPLEEVFDPTGAGDTFAGGFAAYLAKKENFSFNTMKSALIVGSAMASFAVEKFGTDRLQEVTQSEMMARIQDFKELTAFEVEV, from the coding sequence ATGAAATTATTAGTTGTGGGCTCCGTTGCCTTCGATGCCATTGAAACTCCTTTTGGTAAAACCGACAAAATCTTAGGCGGTGCCGCTACCTATATCAGCTTAACTTCCTCCATCCTGAATGTGGAATCCGGAATTGTTTCCGTGGTGGGCGGGGATTTTCCGCAAAAAGACCTGGATATGCTGTCCAATCGCGGCATCAACATCGAAGGACTCGAAATTGTAAAAGACGGAAAAACCTTCTTTTGGAGCGGAAAATATCACAACGATCTGAATTCCCGCGACACTTTGGTTACCGAAGTCAACGTGCTGGAAAACTTCGAACCGAAAATTCCGGAATCGATGCAGGACGCAGAGATTCTGCTTTTGGGAAATCTTCATCCCGGAGTGCAACTTTCAGTTTTGGAAAAAATGACTTCCCGCCCGAAATTGGTGATTTTAGATACCATGAATTTCTGGATGGATACCGCCTGGGATCTTTTGGTTAAAATCATTGGTAAAACCGACGTTATCACCATTAATGATGAAGAAGCGCGCCAACTGACCGGCGAATATTCTTTGGTTAAAGCTGCGAAAAAAATCCATAAAATGGGGCCGCAGTTTGTTATCATTAAAAAAGGGGAGCATGGTGCTTTGCTTTTCGGTGACGATAGAATTTTCGCAATTCCGGCGCTGCCTTTGGAAGAAGTTTTTGATCCGACCGGCGCGGGCGACACTTTCGCAGGTGGATTTGCTGCTTATCTGGCGAAAAAGGAAAACTTCAGCTTTAACACTATGAAATCTGCTTTAATCGTAGGTTCAGCAATGGCATCTTTTGCGGTGGAAAAATTCGGGACGGACAGGCTGCAGGAAGTTACGCAAAGTGAAATGATGGCGAGAATCCAGGATTTTAAGGAACTGACCGCTTTTGAAGTTGAAGTTTAA
- a CDS encoding peptidylprolyl isomerase: MNKFFGFVALFGLASTLSAQYMIIGNDSISLNQFKTEYKYGLENAGIEKTIASTQNFHLFQQFAAEKKADTLASFREKMAEKEAELRSKFFFPSQVIDPILNGYIKDNQTEKEVQVFILEKKAGDTNNYQQVYNDVKAGKMTMEDAITKYTQGSGKAIYIKPGSLDNLMYNEVKTAANNTYTKFFDTPSYIGFAKVLNSRPSLGYLVFGTITFPKNENAAALQQKIYADLKAGKSFQEVAKLYGSNENEKQNGGVILGSPTLPNEVYELFKGKKAGYYTPEPVLYNDNYYIFNLYSVDPYVLTDKNRAFLLREMNNTLYAELVQDKMIEYLKMDSTYKEFPAFQQVKKSYANFAAAKDSEILYQYKGQKITVGDLRKMLGDKKAEAAKLSPAMWSEALGNVNSQDLLRIYSQNFATIKDVKAQLNDFKKGLYSDFILTKYLSEEIANHPEWLTEYYNKNKSKYMWGDRADGRVAIVANPKLVKEISKEIKTLKGWEALKTKYAGKLNDQKQVLVAFETGEMSKEADVFTKYNVPFKTGVFDTTVGARTLVIAIDKILPPEQMSQQEAQEEIKDAVTEQKMNEIVETQKAKTKIIIQPEFMKDLEKNFKK; the protein is encoded by the coding sequence ATGAATAAATTTTTTGGCTTCGTTGCACTTTTTGGTCTTGCCAGCACGCTTTCTGCGCAATATATGATCATCGGGAACGACAGTATTTCGCTGAACCAGTTTAAAACAGAATATAAATACGGACTGGAAAACGCGGGAATTGAAAAAACTATCGCTTCCACCCAGAATTTCCATTTGTTCCAGCAGTTTGCAGCGGAGAAAAAAGCTGATACTTTGGCGAGTTTCCGGGAAAAAATGGCAGAAAAGGAGGCAGAATTACGCAGCAAATTTTTCTTTCCATCTCAGGTAATTGACCCGATTTTGAATGGTTATATTAAAGACAACCAAACCGAAAAGGAAGTTCAGGTTTTTATTTTAGAGAAAAAAGCCGGCGACACCAATAATTATCAGCAGGTTTACAACGATGTGAAAGCCGGCAAGATGACGATGGAAGATGCGATTACCAAATACACGCAGGGCAGCGGAAAAGCGATTTACATTAAACCCGGAAGTCTGGATAATTTGATGTACAACGAGGTGAAAACCGCCGCAAACAACACCTACACGAAATTTTTCGATACCCCGTCTTACATCGGTTTTGCGAAAGTGCTGAACTCGCGTCCAAGTTTGGGTTACCTGGTTTTCGGAACGATTACTTTCCCAAAAAATGAAAATGCCGCCGCTTTGCAGCAAAAAATCTATGCTGATTTAAAAGCCGGAAAAAGCTTTCAGGAAGTGGCAAAATTATACGGCTCCAACGAAAATGAAAAGCAAAATGGCGGAGTGATTTTGGGTTCACCAACATTGCCGAATGAAGTTTACGAGCTTTTTAAAGGTAAAAAAGCGGGCTATTACACGCCAGAACCGGTTTTGTACAACGATAATTATTATATTTTCAACCTCTACAGTGTTGATCCTTATGTGCTCACCGACAAAAACCGCGCTTTCTTGCTTCGCGAAATGAACAATACGCTTTACGCGGAACTCGTGCAGGATAAAATGATTGAATACTTAAAAATGGATTCAACATATAAAGAATTTCCGGCGTTTCAGCAGGTGAAAAAGTCGTACGCGAACTTTGCTGCAGCTAAGGATTCTGAAATTTTATACCAATATAAGGGGCAAAAAATCACGGTTGGCGATTTGCGCAAAATGCTTGGAGATAAAAAAGCAGAAGCCGCGAAACTTTCACCGGCGATGTGGTCTGAAGCTTTGGGCAATGTAAATTCTCAGGATTTATTGCGCATTTACAGCCAGAATTTCGCCACCATCAAAGACGTGAAAGCCCAGCTGAACGATTTCAAAAAAGGGTTGTATTCCGATTTTATTTTAACCAAATATCTTTCTGAAGAAATCGCCAATCACCCCGAATGGCTGACGGAATATTACAACAAAAATAAAAGCAAATACATGTGGGGCGACAGGGCAGACGGCCGTGTAGCCATTGTCGCCAATCCGAAGCTAGTTAAAGAAATTTCGAAAGAGATTAAAACCTTAAAAGGCTGGGAAGCCTTAAAAACCAAATATGCCGGAAAACTGAACGATCAGAAGCAGGTTTTAGTGGCTTTCGAAACGGGTGAAATGTCAAAAGAAGCCGACGTTTTCACCAAATACAACGTGCCTTTTAAAACCGGGGTTTTTGATACCACTGTGGGTGCAAGAACTTTGGTCATTGCCATCGATAAAATTTTACCTCCGGAGCAAATGTCGCAGCAGGAAGCGCAAGAGGAAATAAAAGATGCGGTAACGGAGCAGAAAATGAACGAGATCGTGGAGACGCAGAAAGCCAAGACGAAAATCATCATCCAGCCCGAATTTATGAAGGATTTGGAGAAGAACTTTAAGAAATAA
- a CDS encoding peptidylprolyl isomerase: MNKNIKNISFLTLIMLFFSIVMQAQTKLKPGDLVDGIAVVVGDEIILESDIAEQANYAKMQGGAVQNRCDFVESIVNNKLLIYEAKRDTLIENRSAAIKENANQKYNQILGQFPDEKTMLAQYKFRTSYEMKNAIEKIDTDNYYGQSKFARITDKADVTPNEVTDFYNTFKYQLPEVKDEVSLSQIVMYPKLTNAHKDEIIAKLNKIKQDILAGESFESQARIYSDDPGSASKGGLYTNISKGKMVKQFEAAALNLAEGEISEPVESDFGYHLIQLVKKSGKNYDARHILLKAEPNDEEIAAAKKELDSIRTLIIDGKMSFKDAAFRFSDDKQTKYNAGIVTSPEDGSDKIEKLNLTPTISYQIAGLNKGDITDVFQDTAAQDRKTVSIVKVDDVIAAHQLDIATDYNRIKQMALNKKKNEMVEKWVKEKLPTIFISINDRYKDCVFKTDIRKLNASN; encoded by the coding sequence ATGAACAAGAACATTAAAAATATTTCTTTCCTCACCCTGATAATGTTGTTTTTCAGCATTGTTATGCAGGCGCAAACCAAGTTGAAACCGGGCGACCTGGTGGATGGCATCGCCGTGGTGGTAGGTGACGAGATTATTTTGGAATCTGATATCGCAGAGCAGGCGAACTATGCAAAAATGCAGGGCGGCGCCGTGCAGAACCGATGCGATTTCGTGGAAAGCATTGTAAACAACAAACTTTTAATTTACGAAGCAAAACGCGACACGTTGATCGAAAACCGTTCTGCAGCAATTAAAGAAAATGCGAACCAGAAATACAACCAGATTTTAGGGCAGTTTCCAGACGAAAAAACCATGTTAGCGCAGTATAAATTCCGTACCTCGTACGAGATGAAAAACGCCATCGAAAAAATTGATACCGACAACTATTACGGCCAGAGCAAATTCGCCAGAATTACCGATAAAGCCGATGTTACACCAAACGAAGTAACCGATTTTTACAACACTTTCAAATATCAGTTGCCGGAAGTGAAAGACGAAGTTTCGCTTTCGCAAATTGTGATGTATCCTAAGCTGACGAATGCGCACAAAGATGAAATCATCGCGAAGCTGAATAAAATCAAGCAGGATATTCTGGCGGGTGAATCTTTTGAAAGTCAGGCAAGGATTTATTCCGATGATCCGGGATCTGCCTCGAAAGGTGGTTTGTACACCAATATCTCGAAAGGAAAGATGGTAAAACAGTTTGAAGCTGCGGCGCTGAATTTGGCGGAAGGTGAAATTTCCGAGCCGGTAGAATCTGATTTCGGCTATCACCTTATTCAACTGGTGAAAAAAAGCGGAAAGAATTACGACGCGCGACACATCCTTTTGAAAGCGGAACCAAACGACGAAGAAATCGCGGCGGCGAAAAAAGAGTTGGACAGCATCCGAACTTTGATAATCGACGGTAAAATGAGCTTTAAAGACGCAGCATTCCGTTTTTCTGATGACAAACAGACGAAGTACAACGCCGGAATCGTAACTTCTCCGGAAGACGGTTCTGATAAAATTGAAAAACTGAATTTGACACCGACCATTTCTTACCAAATTGCAGGTTTGAACAAAGGCGACATCACCGATGTTTTCCAGGACACGGCGGCGCAGGACCGCAAAACCGTAAGCATTGTAAAAGTGGACGACGTGATCGCGGCACACCAACTGGATATCGCCACGGATTACAATCGCATCAAGCAAATGGCGCTGAACAAAAAGAAAAATGAAATGGTGGAAAAATGGGTAAAAGAAAAATTACCGACGATTTTTATCTCCATCAACGACCGGTATAAAGACTGCGTTTTCAAAACCGACATCCGGAAATTAAACGCTTCTAATTAA
- a CDS encoding DUF302 domain-containing protein: MSIDFKIGTMLPCNVILQEKEAGKVEVSAIDPAAFMGAIENENLQSIAIEIGSKLKRLLTHYNFLTFDEVLRTSSIFKYTLT, encoded by the coding sequence ATGAGTATAGATTTTAAAATAGGAACCATGTTGCCTTGCAATGTTATCTTGCAGGAAAAAGAAGCCGGAAAGGTAGAAGTGTCCGCAATAGATCCGGCTGCTTTCATGGGGGCGATTGAAAACGAGAACCTTCAATCTATTGCCATAGAAATTGGGTCTAAACTGAAAAGGTTATTAACGCATTATAACTTTTTAACTTTCGATGAAGTACTGCGAACATCGAGTATTTTTAAATACACACTAACATAA
- a CDS encoding DoxX family protein, translating to MIKIIAHTNTQPLFQQILRTDASKTTIIIRVMVGGVFLSEGIQKFLFADELGAGRFQKIGLPNPEFFGSFVGTFEIICGTLILLGLFTRLATIPLLIIMLVALATTKAEIFAEKGFWEMMHASRTDWTMLLGNLFLLLNGGGKWSLDKILLKNGA from the coding sequence TTGATTAAAATAATCGCCCACACAAACACCCAACCGTTGTTCCAGCAAATCCTCCGCACCGACGCTTCAAAAACCACAATCATCATTCGCGTGATGGTCGGAGGCGTCTTTCTTTCCGAAGGAATTCAGAAGTTTCTCTTCGCTGACGAACTTGGAGCCGGACGTTTTCAAAAAATTGGCCTTCCGAACCCGGAATTTTTCGGATCTTTCGTTGGTACTTTTGAAATCATCTGCGGAACACTGATTCTTCTCGGACTTTTCACCAGACTCGCCACCATTCCGCTCCTCATCATTATGTTGGTCGCCCTTGCAACGACGAAAGCTGAAATTTTTGCAGAAAAAGGCTTTTGGGAAATGATGCACGCCAGCCGAACCGATTGGACCATGCTTTTAGGAAATCTATTTTTGTTACTCAATGGCGGCGGCAAATGGTCACTGGACAAAATTCTCCTGAAAAATGGCGCCTGA
- the chrA gene encoding chromate efflux transporter, with the protein MAPEATLKDIAKFFLKLGIIGFGGPAAHIAMMQHEVVTKRKWLTEQHFLDLIGATNLIPGPNSTEMAIHIGHEKGGWKGLIIAGLCFILPAVFITGVFAWLYKEYGQIPEVQPFIYGIKPAIIAIILGAIFPLAKKSLKSLELLIIGLLVLVGALLFKVSEIYLMFGAGIFALFLAALKNKNPKKLQTFLPLTLLQVTKTTLVSATNTSLFWIFLKIGAILYGSGYVLFAFLDTELVSAGLLTRQQLIDAIAVGQFTPGPVFSSVTFIGYQINGFSGALVSTLAIFLPSFIFVAFLNPLVKKMRNSKLFSAFLDAVNVASVALIIAVCFDMGKDTISDWRTIVIAILSIIIAFGFRKLNSAFLVLGGSSVGYLLSLI; encoded by the coding sequence ATGGCGCCTGAGGCAACTTTAAAAGACATCGCCAAATTCTTTCTGAAACTCGGCATCATCGGTTTTGGCGGTCCCGCCGCGCATATTGCCATGATGCAGCACGAAGTCGTCACAAAAAGAAAATGGCTCACCGAACAGCATTTTTTAGACCTCATAGGCGCCACCAATCTTATTCCCGGACCCAACAGCACCGAAATGGCCATTCACATCGGCCACGAAAAAGGCGGCTGGAAAGGTTTGATTATCGCCGGCCTCTGTTTCATTTTACCCGCCGTTTTCATCACCGGAGTTTTCGCCTGGCTCTACAAAGAATACGGCCAAATTCCCGAAGTTCAACCTTTCATTTACGGCATAAAACCCGCCATCATTGCCATTATTTTGGGCGCCATTTTTCCGCTCGCAAAAAAATCGCTGAAATCTCTGGAACTATTAATCATAGGACTTTTGGTTTTGGTTGGTGCATTATTATTCAAGGTTAGCGAAATTTATCTCATGTTCGGCGCCGGGATTTTTGCTTTATTTTTAGCCGCTTTAAAGAACAAAAACCCAAAGAAGCTCCAGACTTTTCTGCCATTAACTTTGCTTCAAGTCACCAAAACGACGCTGGTTTCTGCCACCAATACCAGCCTTTTTTGGATATTTCTGAAAATCGGCGCCATTCTCTACGGCAGCGGCTACGTTTTGTTTGCTTTTCTGGATACCGAACTGGTTTCCGCCGGACTTTTGACGCGGCAACAACTCATCGATGCCATTGCGGTCGGGCAGTTTACACCCGGACCGGTTTTTTCTTCCGTCACATTTATTGGCTATCAAATCAATGGTTTTTCCGGCGCGCTCGTTTCCACACTCGCCATATTTTTACCTTCCTTCATTTTCGTGGCTTTCCTCAATCCGCTGGTCAAAAAAATGCGGAATTCCAAACTATTTTCCGCCTTTTTAGATGCCGTCAATGTCGCTTCCGTGGCACTCATCATCGCGGTGTGTTTCGACATGGGAAAAGACACCATCAGCGATTGGCGCACTATCGTCATTGCCATTTTAAGCATCATTATCGCCTTTGGTTTCCGGAAACTCAACAGCGCCTTTCTCGTTTTAGGCGGCTCTTCAGTGGGCTATTTGTTAAGCTTAATTTGA